GGTTGACCCTCCCACCGCTGCCCGCCGCCATGACCCCGCCTCCCACTCCGTCCCCTGCCCCAGCCTCCGGCAGCTCCCCCGGCACCCTGCCGGCCCACTACGGCGTGGCGCTCGCCGTGGTGGCGCTCGGCCTGGCCTGCCTGGCATTGGTGCCCGTCTGGAGCGGAGCCCTCTGGCTCTGCCTGGTGGTGAGCCTGCTGGGGCTGTTCCTGGTGATCCAGACCGCCCTGCTGCGGCTGGAATTCCAGGACGAGGCCCTGGTGGTGTGGCGGCAGTCCACCCTGCTCCGCCGGTTCCCCTACAGCGCCTGGAAGAGCTGGAGACTGTTCTGGCCCGGACTGCCGGTGGTGTTCTATTTCCGCGAAGAGCAGAGCCCCCACCTGCTGCCGCTGTTGTTTGATGCCAAGGCCCTGCGCCAGCAACTCGACCGTCATCTGAGCCACCTGCCTGCCCCCGATGCCTGACGAGCCCACACCCCAGCCGGCCCCCTCTCCCGACACCGGCGTGCCTGGCGGCGACCCGGCCGGCACTCCCCCACGCCCCCCTGGCGAGGAGCCGCCAACCAGCTGGCAGCAGCTGGCCCTCACGGAGCTGCGCCAGCAGAGAACCGAACTGGAGGAGGAGATCAGGCAGCTGGAGGCCCGCCGGGATCAGATCAACCGCGAGATCAGCAGCAGCTTCGCCGGCCAGGCCGATGCCGTGGCGCGGCGCCTCAAGGGCTTCCAGGACTACCTGGTGGGTGCCCTTCAGGACCTGGCGGTGGCGGCCGAGCAGGTGGATCTGGTGCCCCAGCAGGTGCTCGTGGCCCCCTCGGCCCTGGATGTGGCGGCCCCGCCGGCGGGCGATGCCCCAGCCCCGCCCCAGCCGGTGGCCGCCGCCGGGCTGTTCAGCGCCGATGAGGCCCTGATCCGGGAGCGGCTGGCGGCCTTCCAGGGCCAGCCCGACTTCTACGCCGATCCCTGGAAGCTGCGCCGCAGCCTGGAGGCGGCCGCCGCCGCGAGCCTGGACAGCTGGTTTCTCGAGCAGGGTGGCCGCGGGGCCCAGCCCAGCAGCGGCAGCCGCAGCCGCAACGCCCTCCTCACCGCAGCCGCGGTGGCGATCCTCGGGGAGCTCTACGGCGACCGCTTCCAGACCCTGGTGCTGGCCAGCCAACCGGAGCGCCTCGGCGAGTGGCGCCGCATCCTGCAGGACAGTCTCGGGCTGGAGCGGGAAGACTTCGGCCCCACCAGTGGCATCGTGCTCTTCGAGCGGCCCGATGCCCTGATCGAGCGGGCCGACCGGCTGGAGGAACGGGGCGAGCTTCCCTTCATCGTGGTGGACGCCGCCGAACAGGTGGTGGACATCCCGATCCTCCAGTTCCCCCTCTGGCTGGCCTTCGCGCCGGGGCCGGGGGAACTGATCGACGACGAAGAGCTCTACTGATCCGCTTCTCCTGATCCGCTTCTCCTGATCCGCTTCTCCTGATCCACCCTCTCGCCATGCTGCTTCCCCTGGTGCTGCCCGTGCTGCTGGCGGGCTACCTGCTCGGCTCCATCCCCAGCGGCTATCTGGCGGGTCGCTGGTGCGGGGGCCTGGACATCCGCCAGGAGGGGTCAGGCTCCACCGGCGCCACCAACGTGCTGCGGGTGGTGGGCAAGGGCCCGGCCCTGGCCGTGTTTCTGGTGGACGTGCTCAAGGGCACCGCCGCCGTGCTGCTGGCCAAGACAGTGCTGGAGCCGCTGGGGGTTCCCCTGGATCCCCGGGGCTGGACGATCGACAGCGGGGTGGTGGCCGCCGGCCTGGCCGCCCTGGCGGGCCACACCTGGCCGGTGTGGCTGGGCTGGCGCGGCGGCAAGGCCGTGGCCACCGCCCTCGGCATGCTGCTCGGCCTGGCCTGGCCGGTGGGGCTGGCCTGTTTCGGGGTGTTCCTCACCGCCCTCACCCTCAGCCGCATCGTGTCGCTCTCCAGCGTGCTGGGCGCGGTGGCCCTGCCGCTGCTGATGCTGGGCTGGTTCCAGGGCCAGGGGACGGGCGTGCGCTGGCCCTACCTGGTGCTGGCACTGCTCACCAGCGTTCTGGTGATCTGGCGCCACCGCAGCAACCTGGGGCGGCTGCTGGCCGGCACCGAACCCCGGCTGGGCAGGAAGGCGGACGGCTCCTAGGGGGCGCGATCTGCGCCGAGTTCGCGGCTGCGTTCGGCCGCGGCCAGCACAGCCTCCAGCAGAGCGGAGCGCAGGCCGGCACGCTCCAGCTGACGCAGGCCGGCGATCGTGGTGCCCGCGGGGGAACTCACCATGTCCTTGAGCTGGCCCGGGTGGAGAGCCTGCTCCTGGAGCAGAGCCGCGCTGCCCGCCAGGGTGCGATGGGCCAGGTGCTGGGCCAGCAACCGCGGCAGGCCGGCCGCCACGGCCCCATCGGCCATCGCCTCGGCCACCAGGGCCACGAAGGCGGGGCCGGAGGAGGTGAGCGCCAGGAAGGCATCCAGCTGGGGTTCCGGCAGCCGGTGCACCTCACCCACC
This portion of the Cyanobium sp. NIES-981 genome encodes:
- a CDS encoding DUF3119 family protein; its protein translation is MTPPPTPSPAPASGSSPGTLPAHYGVALAVVALGLACLALVPVWSGALWLCLVVSLLGLFLVIQTALLRLEFQDEALVVWRQSTLLRRFPYSAWKSWRLFWPGLPVVFYFREEQSPHLLPLLFDAKALRQQLDRHLSHLPAPDA
- the plsY gene encoding glycerol-3-phosphate 1-O-acyltransferase PlsY, translating into MLLPLVLPVLLAGYLLGSIPSGYLAGRWCGGLDIRQEGSGSTGATNVLRVVGKGPALAVFLVDVLKGTAAVLLAKTVLEPLGVPLDPRGWTIDSGVVAAGLAALAGHTWPVWLGWRGGKAVATALGMLLGLAWPVGLACFGVFLTALTLSRIVSLSSVLGAVALPLLMLGWFQGQGTGVRWPYLVLALLTSVLVIWRHRSNLGRLLAGTEPRLGRKADGS
- a CDS encoding DUF3086 domain-containing protein, whose translation is MPDEPTPQPAPSPDTGVPGGDPAGTPPRPPGEEPPTSWQQLALTELRQQRTELEEEIRQLEARRDQINREISSSFAGQADAVARRLKGFQDYLVGALQDLAVAAEQVDLVPQQVLVAPSALDVAAPPAGDAPAPPQPVAAAGLFSADEALIRERLAAFQGQPDFYADPWKLRRSLEAAAAASLDSWFLEQGGRGAQPSSGSRSRNALLTAAAVAILGELYGDRFQTLVLASQPERLGEWRRILQDSLGLEREDFGPTSGIVLFERPDALIERADRLEERGELPFIVVDAAEQVVDIPILQFPLWLAFAPGPGELIDDEELY